The Helicobacter canis genomic sequence GTATCTAGCGTTATATCTTGTGTTTTTATCTCTTCAAAGCGTAAAAAATCACTTTGCGTTATATTCCAAATCTCTATTTCATTATTAACCTTTAGAATCATATATCTATCGTGTGGAATAGGATCAAAAGGTCGTGCGTTTAATTGTCTTGCGGTTAGAAATTCTATATTTCTTTCATCTGTGATTATTAGATATTGCTGTGTGTTAAAGCCCTGTGTTATTAGCTCTGCCTTTTTATATTGATATTCATTAATAAAATATCTATCAATATAAATAAATGCTTGTATCTCTCTATTTTGTGCGATTTTATCTATAAAATCAGCATAGCTTAACTCTTCATTATTATTAAGCGTAATTGTCTTTATTATGTTTGGCAATAAATCTCTTTTTGGTAATAAATCATTTATTGCATAATAATGCCAAAAGGCTGTTTTATCCTTTTCTTGTTTGAGTGAAGATTCTAGGTCCTTTATATATTCTTTTTTATTTGCAGTTTGTAAAAACTCATTTAAGCCTTTATGGTTAATGTAAGATTCTAGCTTAGAATCTAAATCATCTTGTGTGAGATAGGACTCGCTTAAATCTTTTAATAAGCAAAGAGTTAAGATATATTTTGCATCGCTCTCTTCCTTTGGGGATAATGCTAGATTATGAATTGTGAAGTCTTCTTCTACCTCGCAATTTGCTGTTAATGTGCGTATATCTTTTATAACTTGTTCCTCCAAAAATTCGTTTAATTCATTTTTATCGACTTTATATGCTGATTTCTCTCTATCCCAGTTAGATCCTAATGCTTGTTCGTATTTTTGTATAAAGCTTTGCGTGTCTAAAAAGTTTTCATCTGCTTCAATGGCAATCCCATTTAGCTCTTCTTTGTCTTGTATCACATTACCTTTGCTGTCAATCTCATAGAATCTTTGATAGGTTATATGAGATTGTGTAGTGCCATTTTTTTGTATTTTGGCGGTTGTTGTGATGATTTTATCTAGTCTTTTGTTTTTATCATCAAGTAGTAGATATGACTTTTTACCAAAATCTATTGTTTCTAATTCTTGCTCACTTTCATCTATTTCAGCCCTTTTTGCCTTAAAGATTCTGTTATCAAAAATGTCATCATCAAGACTAAAATCTATTTTGTATTTACCGCATTCTTTTATATATCTTTGTTTAGTTTCTATAAGCTTTTTGCCTTTTTTTGTAAGGCTATTATTAGAATCTAAAAAGCCAAGATTTTGCATTTCTCTTTTTGCTCTTGTTTGTAGTGGCTCTTCAAAATACACTTCATTTTTCTGTAAAGATTCTAAAAACGCTGCCATATCGCTTGCATTATGCAGCACTTCAATTTCTAAAAATGCATAGCCACTTTGTAGCATTATTGTATGATTTAATTCTATTTTCATTTGTTCCCTTTGTGTAGTGTATCTTTGTGGTGCAATGCAAACTGCTTTAGCATATCATCTCTGCATTGACTAAAATATTTATATTTTCCTAATATCACAAGCTGAAATTTTGCTCTTGTGATACCGACATTTAAGCGGTTTGGATTATCTAAAAAGCCAATTTTATCTGTATTTACCATTGAGAGAAACACAATATCAGCTTCTTGCCCTTGAAACTTATCTACACTGCAAAGCTTCATTTGTATCTTTGTGCCATTCCACTCTTTAGTAAAGTCTGTGCTCTTATGCTTTAATCCTGTGTAGTCTTGCAGCTTAGATTCTAAGATTTTTGTCTGCCCTTTATAAAAACTTAGCACAGCTATACTCCAAGTTTCATTTAAGGGATGTGGATTTTTACTCGCAAAATCTATAAAGGCTTTAAGTTCTTTTATAAGAATCTCTGCTTCTTTTTCATTTTTACCTCTATAACTCTTGCCATCTACATTTATCCATACACTTCGCTTTTTATATCTTGTGTAGCTCCATTCTCGCTCTAATTCTGGTAAATCCTGCAAAGCATTCGCTTCTTTATAGAACTGCTCTCGTGGAAAGCGTGAAATATCTGTGTGCATTCTGCCCTGTGTGCTTAGTATGCTATGCCTTTTTTCTAGCTCATCTTTTGTAAAGCCACTGCGGATAGCAGAATCCTCTCTCACGCTTCGCCTATCGCTCACACCTTTAATCAAAGATTCTAAGATTGAAGGCAGGGCAATATTTGCAATACTTGAGATTTTCTTGCGGATAAGGTTTCTATCTTTATGACTTTTTGGGAGTAACTCATCAATTGTTTTTGTATATGATTGATTTTTATTTTTAGCCTTATTAGAATCTGAAAAGGTCCTTAGTTCAAACTCCCTACTAAGCCGCCAAGCAATCTCACTAGCAAAGCTTCTCTCTTGTCTATACTCCTTAATCGCTTTAAGAAAAGATTCTAAATCTTTAACTTTAGCTTTATCTCTACTATCAAACATTAACTTCGTATTTTTATGTCTGTATTGATATTGATACAACAAAGAAAGATTGCTAAAATCTATAAAATCGCTTGGGATAAGGCTTTTTAATGGACTGTGTAGCGAATCTTTTTCTGCTAGATTTTCATCATAAAAAATCCAGTGCTTGCTGAGATTGTCAAAATATGAAGAAATTTGCAAGTCTTTAATATAGCCAACTTCTAATTTAGGATTTAGCACACCAAAAGTATCTCTTTTTTCCTCTCTTCTTATTGTAATTTCTTGCTGTATAATCTCTAGAATCTCACTTGATACTCCCATAGCAATTTTTATGTTATAGCCATTTTCTTTATAGATTTTTGCTAATAAATACAGCAAGAAGCAAGCTTGTTGATAGCTAGATTCTAAAGAGTCAAAGCTTTTGTTACTTTTATTGTATCCCAAAGCAAGATTGCTAATATTATTCTCCAGCTCATCTCTATCTACAAATGGACTAAGCTGCCTTGTATCACCGACTATAATCCACTTTTTCGCATACATTGCTGGGACTAGAAACTCTTGAAAAGTCGTTTTTGAAGACTCATCAATGATTAAATAATCAAAGTCAGGCATTATAGGTTTTATAGTCTTTTTATTGCGTTTTTTACTATCCATCCCTGGATATTTCAAAATCCCAATTGTTGTGCCACATACGAGATTAGCACACTGCATAAAGAATTTTAAGCCAATTTTGCCTTGATTGTTTTTATCGTTAGAATCTTTTTTTAAATCATCATAAACGCTATATTTTTCAAGCAGTGAATTTTCATAATTTCTACCAAAATCACCTAGTTTAAATTCCTTTACCTCTTCACTCAAAGCCCCTTCCCTTCCTACTCTTATGGGGAATATATTGAGCCTTTCTATAAGCTTTTTCTCTTTTAATCTCTCTAGCACATTGTCTATTGCGATATGTGTTGAGCCACACAGCAGCACTCTTTTATTTTGTTTGATAATTTGCGCGATAAGCTCTAAAATAGTCGTAGTTTTGCCACTGCCCGGAGGTCCCTCCAGCAGGGCAAAGTCTTTTGTATTGAGTGCTTGTTGTATGAAATTTCGCTGAATGTCAGCACCCTTTCTATTCTCATCTGTTAGCACTTCCCATTCTGTAATATTTGTTGTTTTAGAATCTTGTGCTAACCATTTTATTTTATCTTGTTTCCTTGAAGCAAAAAGCTTTAAAAGTGTATGGCTTTGGGATAGTGGCGTTTTTATAAGGTTTTGTATAGCATTTTCTTGACGTTTGAGTGTATTGGTGTTTGGTTTTGTCTTTAGTATAAACCCTTTATCTTCAATCCTTAGAGTATAGGATATTCCATTCTTATCATACAATCTTGCTTTATCATCTAGCTTTTTTATATCTTTTATGAATACTTGTTTAGAATCTTGCTTTTCTATATGAATCTTATTTCCTTTTTCATCACGCAGGGCTTGAAAATCGCAATAGTTTATTGGTTTTTTTATGAGTTTGCAGAGTGAGTTTTTTATCTCATCTTTACAATATATGATTTTGTGATTTTCATTATCTTGTATGACTTTATGATTTTCTTTAATATAGTCCATTTCTAGCAGGGCAGGTATTAGATAGCCATCTTTTTGTATTGTGGCTGCCTTACCTATATCACTATTTAGGAAAATCACATTCTTTTCTAAGCTTTTAATCTCTACTTGTTTAGAATCTAAATCCACCTCTCCGCTACCAAGCCACACTGCAAGCTTTTTAGCTTGTATATCATCACCACTCCACGATATTTTTTTAATCGTATTGCTTGCTAGCTTTTGCCTATCCCTATCATTTAGCCCTAAAGAATCCAAGCAAATAAACCCTCTATCGCTAGAATCTAGCCTCTCGCTATCTTGCATTCCAGCCCCACTCTCACCTGCAAGATTGCAAAGCGCATACAACGCCCATTTGCCTTGTGCTATATCGCCA encodes the following:
- a CDS encoding AAA domain-containing protein, coding for MQHYYRAFSQNADEAKRKRECIEKEILPFSQYIKTAITTLEKKEVKARWERVETEFNASLEINGYFYEYKPLSQIRLKDEIYTRLDSMLFLENLPQHRDYDEKLFIALDNDEKVIIHLKAGDIAQGKWALYALCNLAGESGAGMQDSERLDSSDRGFICLDSLGLNDRDRQKLASNTIKKISWSGDDIQAKKLAVWLGSGEVDLDSKQVEIKSLEKNVIFLNSDIGKAATIQKDGYLIPALLEMDYIKENHKVIQDNENHKIIYCKDEIKNSLCKLIKKPINYCDFQALRDEKGNKIHIEKQDSKQVFIKDIKKLDDKARLYDKNGISYTLRIEDKGFILKTKPNTNTLKRQENAIQNLIKTPLSQSHTLLKLFASRKQDKIKWLAQDSKTTNITEWEVLTDENRKGADIQRNFIQQALNTKDFALLEGPPGSGKTTTILELIAQIIKQNKRVLLCGSTHIAIDNVLERLKEKKLIERLNIFPIRVGREGALSEEVKEFKLGDFGRNYENSLLEKYSVYDDLKKDSNDKNNQGKIGLKFFMQCANLVCGTTIGILKYPGMDSKKRNKKTIKPIMPDFDYLIIDESSKTTFQEFLVPAMYAKKWIIVGDTRQLSPFVDRDELENNISNLALGYNKSNKSFDSLESSYQQACFLLYLLAKIYKENGYNIKIAMGVSSEILEIIQQEITIRREEKRDTFGVLNPKLEVGYIKDLQISSYFDNLSKHWIFYDENLAEKDSLHSPLKSLIPSDFIDFSNLSLLYQYQYRHKNTKLMFDSRDKAKVKDLESFLKAIKEYRQERSFASEIAWRLSREFELRTFSDSNKAKNKNQSYTKTIDELLPKSHKDRNLIRKKISSIANIALPSILESLIKGVSDRRSVREDSAIRSGFTKDELEKRHSILSTQGRMHTDISRFPREQFYKEANALQDLPELEREWSYTRYKKRSVWINVDGKSYRGKNEKEAEILIKELKAFIDFASKNPHPLNETWSIAVLSFYKGQTKILESKLQDYTGLKHKSTDFTKEWNGTKIQMKLCSVDKFQGQEADIVFLSMVNTDKIGFLDNPNRLNVGITRAKFQLVILGKYKYFSQCRDDMLKQFALHHKDTLHKGNK